In a single window of the Nocardioides sp. L-11A genome:
- a CDS encoding class I SAM-dependent methyltransferase yields MPDTAPDQMPSDLLDLARAAKGFMPGDEGDLLFRIALERLPHGPGLEIGTYCGKSGIYLGAAAQRVSRATGATAVVFTVDHHRGSEENQAGWEHHDASVVDPEFGLMDTLGQFRKNIARAGLEDHVIAVVGQSRTVAAHWRTPLSLLFIDGGHGEQPARDDFAGWAHWVDTGGYLAVHDVFPDPADGGRPPYELIYLPALASGAFSEVAVQGSLRVLQRTQGSAGDPL; encoded by the coding sequence GTGCCCGACACCGCCCCGGACCAGATGCCGTCCGACCTGCTGGATCTCGCCCGTGCCGCGAAGGGCTTCATGCCCGGCGACGAGGGCGATCTGCTCTTCCGGATCGCGCTCGAGCGGCTGCCCCACGGGCCGGGCCTCGAGATCGGCACCTACTGCGGCAAGTCCGGCATCTACCTCGGTGCGGCCGCGCAGCGGGTGTCCCGAGCGACCGGTGCCACCGCTGTGGTCTTCACCGTCGACCACCACCGCGGCTCCGAGGAGAACCAGGCCGGATGGGAGCACCACGACGCCAGCGTCGTGGACCCCGAGTTCGGCCTCATGGACACGCTGGGGCAGTTTCGCAAGAACATCGCGCGGGCTGGGCTGGAGGACCACGTGATCGCGGTCGTCGGCCAGTCCAGGACCGTCGCCGCCCACTGGCGCACGCCGCTCTCCCTGCTCTTCATCGACGGCGGCCACGGCGAGCAGCCTGCCCGCGACGACTTCGCGGGCTGGGCGCATTGGGTCGACACCGGCGGCTACCTCGCCGTCCACGACGTCTTCCCCGACCCCGCGGACGGTGGGCGGCCGCCGTACGAGCTGATCTACCTGCCCGCGCTGGCCAGCGGCGCGTTCAGCGAGGTCGCCGTCCAGGGCTCCCTGCGCGTCCTGCAGCGCACCCAGGGTTCAGCGGGCGACCCGCTCTGA
- a CDS encoding prenyltransferase codes for MTAVPEVALSRLPYVDGVLTAQEVADTAAAIAAMQEPWGAVPWTTGEHVDIWNHVEAAMAMLVGGQVEAAERAYAWVPTMQRADGSWPMKIVGGEPADERGEVNMSAYFAVGLWHHWLVRRDIRFVERYWPSVRAGLDFVVSLQQPFGGIRWTPVDDFCLLTGNSSIYHSLRAGVALADLMDDPQPEWELAGGRLGHAVRTHADRFADKSTYSMDWYYPVLGGPVRGEAALALLERRWDDFVVPGLGIHCVDTNPWVTGAETCELAMALDVIGDSASRRRALRLVADMQHLRESDGRYWTGWVYADPARPAPDDEPRDVHWPHEHTTYTAAAVLLAVDALGETYGHATPGSGIMRGTSLAPHFEEIALECECASERVAR; via the coding sequence ATGACGGCGGTCCCCGAGGTCGCCCTCTCGCGGCTGCCGTACGTCGACGGAGTTCTCACCGCCCAGGAGGTCGCCGACACCGCGGCCGCCATCGCGGCGATGCAGGAGCCGTGGGGCGCCGTGCCGTGGACGACGGGTGAGCACGTCGACATCTGGAACCACGTCGAGGCTGCGATGGCGATGCTGGTCGGCGGCCAGGTCGAGGCCGCCGAGCGCGCCTACGCCTGGGTGCCGACGATGCAGCGCGCCGACGGCTCGTGGCCGATGAAGATCGTCGGTGGCGAGCCGGCGGACGAGCGCGGCGAGGTCAACATGTCGGCGTACTTCGCGGTGGGCCTGTGGCACCACTGGCTGGTACGCCGCGACATCCGCTTCGTCGAGCGCTACTGGCCCTCGGTCCGGGCCGGTCTCGACTTCGTCGTCTCGCTGCAGCAGCCCTTCGGCGGCATCCGCTGGACGCCGGTCGATGACTTCTGCCTGCTCACCGGCAACTCCAGCATCTACCACTCGCTGCGCGCCGGCGTCGCCCTCGCCGACCTGATGGACGACCCCCAGCCCGAGTGGGAGCTGGCGGGCGGCCGGCTCGGCCACGCGGTGCGCACCCACGCGGACAGGTTCGCGGACAAGTCGACGTACTCCATGGACTGGTACTACCCGGTCCTCGGGGGCCCGGTCCGCGGCGAGGCGGCGCTCGCCCTGCTGGAGCGGCGCTGGGACGACTTCGTGGTCCCGGGGCTCGGCATCCACTGCGTCGACACCAATCCCTGGGTCACCGGTGCCGAGACCTGCGAGCTGGCGATGGCCCTCGATGTCATCGGCGACTCCGCGTCGCGCCGCCGCGCCCTGCGCCTGGTCGCCGACATGCAGCACCTGCGCGAGTCCGACGGGCGCTACTGGACCGGTTGGGTCTACGCCGACCCCGCGCGTCCCGCCCCCGACGACGAGCCGCGCGACGTGCACTGGCCGCACGAGCACACGACGTACACGGCGGCGGCTGTGCTCCTCGCCGTCGACGCCCTGGGGGAGACCTACGGCCATGCGACCCCGGGGTCCGGGATCATGCGCGGCACCTCGCTCGCCCCCCATTTCGAGGAGATCGCGCTGGAGTGCGAGTGCGCCTCAGAGCGGGTCGCCCGCTGA
- a CDS encoding class I SAM-dependent methyltransferase, whose translation MLTVDFDRLGLRAGDRVLDMGAGAGRHSFEMYRRGADVIAFDLDAEELEGVRDLFVAMKEAGEVPEGAEADVKQGDALALPFADGEFDRVVCSEVLEHIHDDVAAIRELIRVLRPGGTLAVTVPRWLPEVINWRLSADYHHAAGGHIRIYTDHELVDKITKGGRSNDGTPGEAMLFEGKSYTHGLHAPYWWIKCAVGVENDTHPLAKAYHKLLVWEIMKQPTALRLAGKVLDPMIGKSMVLYFRKPDDA comes from the coding sequence ATGCTGACCGTTGACTTCGACCGTCTCGGCCTGCGGGCCGGCGACCGCGTCCTCGACATGGGCGCTGGTGCCGGTCGGCACAGTTTCGAGATGTACCGCCGCGGCGCCGACGTGATCGCCTTCGACCTCGACGCCGAGGAGCTGGAGGGCGTCCGCGACCTGTTCGTCGCGATGAAGGAGGCCGGCGAGGTGCCCGAGGGCGCGGAGGCCGACGTCAAGCAGGGCGATGCGCTCGCGCTCCCGTTCGCCGACGGCGAGTTCGACCGGGTCGTGTGCTCCGAGGTGCTCGAGCACATCCACGACGACGTCGCCGCGATCCGGGAGCTGATCCGGGTGCTGCGCCCGGGCGGCACCCTCGCGGTGACCGTGCCCCGGTGGCTGCCCGAGGTCATCAACTGGCGACTCTCGGCCGACTATCACCATGCCGCGGGCGGCCACATCCGGATCTACACCGACCACGAGCTGGTCGACAAGATCACCAAGGGCGGTCGCTCCAACGACGGCACGCCGGGCGAGGCGATGCTGTTCGAGGGCAAGAGCTATACCCACGGCCTGCACGCGCCGTACTGGTGGATCAAGTGCGCCGTCGGCGTCGAGAACGACACCCACCCGCTCGCGAAGGCCTACCACAAGCTCCTGGTCTGGGAGATCATGAAGCAGCCCACGGCGCTCCGGCTCGCCGGCAAGGTCCTCGACCCGATGATCGGCAAGTCCATGGTCCTCTACTTCCGCAAGCCGGACGACGCATGA
- a CDS encoding glycosyltransferase family 4 protein, with translation MLSYRSKTHVGGQGVYLRHLSRELTRLGHTVEVFSGQPYPALDEGVTLTKVPSLDLYREPDPFRVPRLREFRDLIDVQEFAIMCLAGFPEPRTFARRIVKVLAQRRGDFDVVHDNQVLGHGMLDVEAAVGAPMLTTIHHPITFDRRIDLAQTRNPWRKFTLRRWYGFLRMQAHVARRARWILTPSEASKRDIARDFDVDPARMQVILLGVDDNFVPPSKPRVPGRIMAMASADAPMKGVATLLEAFAKLRTERDVELVLVTRPAPGGRTEKLIEKLGIGDAVRFAHGLTDDELVELMGSAEVACVPSLYEGFSLPTAEMMACATPLIVSRAGAIPEVVGEDGECADLVAPGDVGELLHALERMLDDPERRARMGAAGRRRVEEQFSWKAVAVKVAAAYDKVIADHAAEAAEKGN, from the coding sequence ATGCTTTCCTACCGCAGCAAGACCCACGTCGGGGGGCAGGGTGTCTACCTGCGCCACCTGAGCCGTGAGCTCACCCGGCTGGGGCACACCGTCGAGGTGTTCTCCGGCCAGCCCTATCCGGCGCTCGACGAGGGCGTCACGCTGACCAAGGTCCCCAGCCTCGACCTCTATCGCGAGCCGGATCCGTTCCGGGTGCCCAGGCTGCGCGAGTTCCGCGACCTGATCGACGTCCAGGAGTTCGCGATCATGTGCCTGGCGGGGTTCCCCGAGCCGCGCACCTTCGCGCGCCGGATCGTCAAGGTGCTCGCGCAGCGCCGCGGTGACTTCGACGTCGTGCACGACAACCAGGTGCTGGGCCACGGGATGCTCGACGTCGAGGCGGCCGTCGGCGCCCCGATGCTGACCACGATCCACCACCCGATCACCTTCGACCGGAGGATCGATCTCGCGCAGACCCGCAACCCCTGGCGGAAGTTCACCCTGCGGCGTTGGTACGGCTTCCTACGGATGCAGGCGCACGTCGCACGCCGGGCCCGCTGGATCCTCACGCCGTCGGAGGCGTCCAAGCGCGACATCGCCCGCGACTTCGACGTCGACCCGGCGAGGATGCAGGTCATCCTGCTCGGTGTCGACGACAACTTCGTGCCGCCCAGCAAGCCGCGGGTGCCGGGCCGGATCATGGCGATGGCCAGCGCGGATGCCCCGATGAAGGGCGTCGCCACGCTGCTCGAGGCGTTCGCCAAGTTGCGCACCGAGCGCGACGTCGAGCTGGTCCTGGTGACCCGCCCCGCGCCGGGTGGTCGCACCGAGAAGCTGATCGAGAAGCTCGGCATCGGCGACGCCGTCCGCTTCGCCCACGGGCTGACCGACGACGAGCTGGTCGAGCTGATGGGCTCGGCCGAGGTCGCCTGCGTCCCGTCGCTCTACGAGGGCTTCTCGCTGCCGACCGCGGAGATGATGGCGTGCGCGACGCCGCTCATCGTGTCGCGCGCCGGTGCGATCCCCGAGGTGGTCGGCGAGGACGGCGAGTGCGCCGACCTGGTCGCCCCCGGCGACGTCGGTGAGCTGCTGCACGCCCTGGAGCGGATGCTCGATGACCCCGAGCGCCGCGCGCGGATGGGTGCTGCCGGCCGCCGACGGGTCGAGGAGCAGTTCAGCTGGAAGGCCGTGGCCGTCAAGGTCGCCGCGGCGTACGACAAGGTCATCGCGGACCACGCCGCCGAGGCCGCGGAGAAGGGGAACTGA
- a CDS encoding TetR family transcriptional regulator, translated as MTIANPSTSDDLGSAAQRERRKRILDATYDLAKSGGFDAVQMRAVAERADVALGTLYRYFPSKIHLLVSALGRQFDEASARLGEREIPGDTQAERVLYVLKRMARGMQGDPKLTEALTRAFMFADSSVTNEIHVVGMAMTSIVTHAMHGGVPDEGALTDQDVAIARVIGDVWLSALVAWVTGRSTAAETAAHMETAVGLILRD; from the coding sequence GTGACCATCGCGAACCCGTCCACGTCCGACGATCTCGGATCGGCCGCACAGCGGGAGCGCCGCAAGCGAATCCTCGACGCGACCTACGACCTCGCCAAGTCCGGCGGCTTCGACGCCGTCCAGATGCGCGCGGTCGCCGAGCGGGCCGACGTGGCCCTCGGCACGCTGTACCGCTACTTCCCCTCGAAGATCCACCTGCTGGTCTCGGCCCTCGGCCGCCAGTTCGACGAGGCCTCGGCCCGTCTCGGCGAGCGCGAGATCCCGGGCGACACGCAGGCCGAGCGGGTGCTGTACGTCCTCAAGCGGATGGCCCGCGGCATGCAGGGCGACCCCAAGCTGACCGAGGCGCTCACCCGCGCCTTCATGTTCGCCGACAGCAGCGTCACCAACGAGATCCACGTCGTCGGCATGGCGATGACCTCGATCGTGACCCACGCGATGCACGGCGGCGTCCCGGACGAGGGCGCGCTGACCGACCAGGACGTCGCCATCGCGCGCGTCATCGGCGACGTGTGGCTCTCCGCGCTGGTGGCCTGGGTGACCGGCCGCTCCACGGCGGCGGAGACCGCGGCGCACATGGAGACCGCGGTCGGCCTCATCCTGCGCGACTGA
- a CDS encoding glucose 1-dehydrogenase, translated as MGRLDSKVAIVTGAAMGQGAEIARAYVSEGAHVVIADVAKEQGQALADELGDAAHFVHHDVGDAASWASVVDDANARFGAVNVLANNAGILRFGDIERMPAEEVELLWRVNQLGCFLGMQAVTRTMRKNGGGSIINASSVEGLAGMPSCTAYAATKWAIRGMTKCAAMELGPKGIRVNSVHPGMIDTPMTRVHGGDAAMEFGASKVPLRRVGTPEDIAPVYVFLASDESSYINGAEIAVDGGVTSTHAFGA; from the coding sequence ATGGGACGTCTGGACAGCAAGGTCGCGATCGTCACCGGAGCCGCGATGGGCCAGGGCGCCGAGATCGCACGGGCCTATGTCTCCGAGGGGGCCCACGTCGTCATCGCCGACGTCGCCAAGGAGCAGGGCCAGGCGCTGGCCGACGAGCTGGGCGACGCCGCTCACTTCGTGCACCACGACGTCGGCGACGCAGCCTCCTGGGCGAGCGTCGTCGACGACGCGAACGCCCGCTTCGGGGCGGTGAACGTGCTCGCCAACAACGCCGGCATCCTGCGGTTCGGCGACATCGAGCGGATGCCCGCCGAGGAGGTCGAGCTGCTGTGGCGGGTCAACCAGCTCGGGTGCTTCCTCGGGATGCAGGCGGTGACCCGAACGATGCGCAAGAACGGCGGCGGCTCGATCATCAACGCCTCGTCGGTCGAGGGACTGGCCGGCATGCCGTCGTGCACGGCGTATGCCGCCACCAAGTGGGCGATCCGCGGCATGACCAAGTGCGCGGCGATGGAGCTCGGCCCCAAGGGGATCCGGGTCAACTCGGTGCATCCCGGGATGATCGACACCCCGATGACCCGGGTCCACGGCGGCGACGCCGCGATGGAGTTCGGCGCCAGCAAGGTGCCGCTGCGCCGGGTCGGCACGCCGGAGGACATCGCGCCGGTCTACGTCTTCCTGGCCAGCGACGAGTCGTCGTACATCAACGGCGCCGAGATCGCCGTCGACGGCGGCGTCACCTCCACCCATGCGTTCGGGGCCTGA
- a CDS encoding 3-oxoacyl-ACP reductase codes for MEATTSLDGKVAIVTGAGAGLGRAEAVALARAGARVVVNDLPGAGDDAVEEIRSLGGQAVVVPGDVSERATADAMVAAAVELGGLDIVVNNAGMTRDRMLFNLGDDEWDAVIAVHLRGHFLLSRNAAAYWRGRAKESESGTVYGSIVNTASEAFLGGSPGQANYAAAKAGIAALTLSTARGLSRIGVRANAICPRARTAMTAEVFGEDRSGQAVDPYSADHVAPLVAYLASPAAERITGQVFVVYGGMVALVAAPVVEQRFDAAGDLWTGDDLDKQLGGFFADRDPHVGFAADSIMRLSV; via the coding sequence ATGGAGGCGACGACGTCGCTCGACGGCAAGGTCGCGATCGTCACCGGCGCCGGTGCCGGCCTGGGCCGCGCGGAGGCGGTCGCGCTGGCCCGGGCCGGGGCCCGGGTGGTGGTCAACGACCTGCCGGGAGCCGGGGACGACGCGGTCGAGGAGATCCGCTCGCTCGGCGGCCAGGCGGTCGTCGTACCGGGCGACGTGAGCGAGCGGGCCACGGCCGACGCGATGGTCGCGGCCGCGGTCGAGCTCGGTGGGCTCGACATCGTCGTCAACAACGCGGGCATGACCCGCGACCGGATGCTCTTCAACCTCGGCGACGACGAGTGGGACGCGGTCATCGCGGTCCACCTGCGCGGCCACTTCCTGCTCTCGCGCAATGCCGCGGCCTACTGGCGCGGCAGGGCCAAGGAGAGCGAGTCGGGCACCGTCTACGGCAGCATCGTCAACACCGCCTCCGAGGCGTTCCTCGGTGGCTCGCCGGGCCAGGCCAACTACGCCGCCGCCAAGGCCGGCATCGCCGCGCTCACGCTGTCGACGGCCCGCGGGTTGTCCCGCATCGGCGTGCGGGCCAACGCGATCTGCCCCCGCGCCCGGACCGCGATGACGGCCGAGGTCTTCGGCGAGGACCGGTCCGGCCAGGCGGTCGACCCGTACTCGGCCGACCACGTCGCGCCGCTGGTCGCCTACCTCGCCTCGCCTGCCGCCGAGCGGATCACCGGCCAGGTCTTCGTCGTGTACGGCGGCATGGTCGCCCTCGTGGCCGCCCCTGTCGTGGAGCAGCGCTTCGACGCCGCCGGAGACCTGTGGACCGGCGACGACCTCGACAAGCAGCTCGGTGGCTTCTTCGCCGACCGCGACCCCCACGTCGGCTTCGCCGCCGACTCGATCATGAGGCTGAGTGTGTGA
- a CDS encoding ferredoxin has translation MKIKVDFDLCESNGLCEAMAPEVFELDDDDFLQLHTEHTTDENLENVKRAVAACPRAAITLVEE, from the coding sequence ATGAAGATCAAGGTCGACTTCGACCTGTGCGAGTCCAACGGCCTGTGCGAGGCGATGGCGCCCGAGGTGTTCGAGCTGGACGACGACGACTTCCTGCAGCTCCACACCGAGCACACGACCGACGAGAACCTCGAGAACGTCAAGCGCGCCGTCGCGGCCTGCCCGCGCGCCGCGATCACGCTGGTGGAGGAGTGA
- a CDS encoding pyridoxamine 5'-phosphate oxidase family protein — translation MSAGRDQVKLTEEEVQGLLEENLKVQVAANGRDGFPHLTTLFYDLQDGRIVFWTYGRSQKILNLERDPRVTALVEDGTDYFELRGVSIEGRAEIVREHDRILEIGKAVSVRMFGVDSFEALGEIGAQTVEKQATKRVGVIIHPDRVASWDHRKMT, via the coding sequence ATGAGCGCCGGTCGCGACCAGGTCAAGCTGACCGAGGAGGAGGTGCAGGGCCTGCTCGAGGAGAACCTCAAGGTCCAGGTCGCGGCCAATGGCCGCGACGGCTTCCCGCATCTCACCACGCTCTTCTACGACCTCCAGGACGGCCGGATCGTGTTCTGGACCTACGGCCGCAGCCAGAAGATCCTCAACCTCGAGCGGGATCCGCGGGTGACCGCGCTGGTCGAGGACGGCACCGACTACTTCGAGCTGCGCGGCGTCTCCATCGAGGGCCGCGCCGAGATCGTGCGCGAGCACGACCGGATCCTCGAGATCGGCAAGGCCGTGTCCGTGCGGATGTTCGGCGTCGACTCGTTCGAGGCGCTCGGCGAGATCGGCGCGCAGACGGTCGAGAAGCAGGCGACCAAGCGGGTCGGCGTGATCATCCATCCCGACCGCGTGGCGTCCTGGGACCACCGGAAGATGACGTGA
- a CDS encoding NAD(P)/FAD-dependent oxidoreductase, with protein MATPGESIVDCDLAVVGAGPTGLFATYYAGFRGMRVALIDSLPELGGQITAMYPEKAILDVAGFPSVKGRDLVEGLAAQALSAKPEQLLGRTATDLAVDDDGLTLRLDDGIDVRAKALVITAGIGKFSPRPLPAAEGWVGRGVEFFVPGFEPYRDQDVVIVGGGDSAFDWAVHLEPVARSVTLVHRRDAFRAHQRTVEQVQASSVRIVTKAEVAALRDADGGSAGPLAEVELSVDGESQRLPAQAVVAALGFIADLGPLQQWGLETHRRHIVVDPSMRTTLPRVFAAGDITEYAGKVRLIAVGFGEAATAVNNAAVVIDPTAHVFPGHSSEGS; from the coding sequence GTGGCCACCCCAGGAGAGAGCATCGTCGACTGCGATCTGGCCGTGGTGGGCGCGGGCCCGACCGGTCTGTTCGCCACCTACTATGCAGGATTCCGCGGGATGCGGGTAGCACTGATCGACTCGCTGCCCGAGCTCGGCGGCCAGATCACCGCCATGTACCCCGAGAAGGCGATCCTCGACGTCGCCGGCTTCCCGAGCGTCAAGGGCAGGGATCTGGTCGAGGGCCTCGCCGCCCAGGCGCTCAGCGCCAAGCCCGAGCAGCTGCTCGGCCGCACCGCCACCGACCTCGCCGTCGACGACGACGGTCTCACCCTGCGCCTCGACGACGGCATCGACGTGCGCGCCAAGGCGCTGGTCATCACCGCGGGCATCGGCAAGTTCAGTCCGCGCCCGCTGCCCGCGGCGGAGGGTTGGGTCGGGCGTGGCGTGGAGTTCTTCGTCCCCGGCTTCGAGCCCTACCGCGACCAGGACGTGGTCATCGTCGGCGGCGGCGACAGCGCCTTCGATTGGGCCGTGCACCTGGAGCCGGTCGCCCGCTCGGTGACGCTCGTGCACCGGCGCGACGCCTTCCGGGCGCACCAGCGCACCGTCGAGCAGGTCCAGGCGTCCTCGGTCAGGATCGTCACCAAGGCCGAGGTCGCCGCGCTCCGCGACGCCGACGGCGGGAGCGCGGGTCCGCTCGCCGAGGTCGAGCTGAGCGTCGACGGCGAGTCGCAGCGGCTCCCCGCCCAGGCCGTGGTCGCCGCGCTCGGCTTCATCGCCGATCTCGGACCGCTGCAGCAGTGGGGTCTGGAGACCCACCGCCGCCATATCGTCGTCGACCCGTCGATGCGGACCACGCTCCCGCGCGTGTTCGCCGCGGGCGACATCACCGAGTACGCCGGCAAGGTCCGGCTGATCGCGGTCGGCTTCGGCGAGGCCGCGACCGCCGTCAACAACGCGGCCGTGGTCATCGACCCGACCGCTCACGTGTTCCCCGGACACTCCTCGGAAGGGAGCTGA
- a CDS encoding MlaD family protein, with protein MSRGVRIRLMAFVALSAIGIIYVGATYLGVVDRITGRGITVTASLPGSGGLFEGSEVTYRGVKIGRVSKMDTTDDGVDLTLDLEERTRLPLDSRLYVHNLSAVGEQYLDFQPADVAGPYAKDGSTFVGDERSLPVDEGDLLVDLNRFVGSVDKESLAKVVEELGLMFTDTGADLQRLLDGGSAFIAEAGAHTEETIRLLDSGLAVLKTQQGQKENIRRFAADLNTITTALRGSDGDLRTVLSVTPGAARAVTKLLQELEPTIPVLLSDLITVDQVLLSELDGIEQLLVTYPALIAGGPTGSTSDGWGHVNLQFDYSVPPCTQGYVPPSEWRSTQDLTDAKPADVNCTAGPPYVMRGSKYAPGNRKNRASPGRVYSGTYDPSTGQVPGLVDTAGNPVELRQPEDLSVLGGDAWKWLLVGPVASR; from the coding sequence ATGAGCAGGGGAGTGCGGATCCGGCTGATGGCGTTCGTGGCGCTGAGCGCCATCGGCATCATCTACGTCGGCGCGACCTATCTCGGCGTCGTCGACCGGATCACCGGCCGCGGCATCACCGTGACGGCGAGCCTGCCCGGTTCCGGGGGGCTCTTCGAGGGCAGCGAGGTGACCTATCGCGGGGTCAAGATCGGCCGGGTCTCGAAGATGGACACGACCGACGACGGCGTCGACCTGACCCTCGATCTCGAGGAGAGGACCCGGCTGCCGCTGGACTCGCGGCTCTACGTCCACAACCTCTCGGCCGTCGGTGAGCAGTACCTCGACTTCCAGCCCGCCGATGTCGCGGGTCCCTATGCGAAGGATGGCTCGACCTTCGTCGGCGACGAGCGTTCGCTACCGGTCGACGAGGGCGACCTGCTCGTGGATCTCAACCGGTTCGTCGGCTCGGTCGACAAGGAGAGCCTGGCGAAGGTCGTCGAGGAGCTCGGGCTGATGTTCACCGACACCGGCGCCGACCTGCAGCGCCTCCTCGACGGCGGCTCGGCGTTCATCGCCGAGGCCGGTGCGCACACCGAGGAGACCATCCGGCTGCTCGACAGCGGTCTCGCGGTCCTGAAGACCCAGCAGGGACAGAAGGAGAACATCCGTCGCTTCGCGGCCGATCTCAACACGATCACCACCGCGCTGCGCGGCAGCGACGGCGACCTGCGCACCGTGCTCAGTGTGACTCCCGGTGCCGCCCGGGCGGTGACCAAGCTGCTCCAGGAGCTGGAGCCGACGATCCCGGTGCTGCTCAGCGACCTGATCACCGTCGACCAGGTGCTGCTCAGCGAGCTCGACGGCATCGAGCAGCTGCTCGTCACCTACCCGGCGCTGATCGCGGGCGGGCCGACCGGCAGCACCTCCGACGGCTGGGGACATGTCAACCTCCAGTTCGACTACAGCGTCCCGCCCTGCACCCAGGGCTACGTTCCGCCGTCGGAGTGGCGCTCCACGCAGGACCTGACCGACGCCAAGCCGGCGGACGTCAACTGCACGGCGGGGCCGCCGTACGTCATGCGCGGCAGCAAGTACGCGCCGGGCAACCGGAAGAACCGGGCCTCGCCCGGTCGCGTCTACAGTGGCACCTACGATCCGTCCACCGGCCAGGTGCCGGGGCTGGTCGACACCGCGGGGAACCCGGTCGAGCTGCGGCAGCCGGAGGACCTGTCCGTCCTGGGAGGGGATGCGTGGAAGTGGCTGTTGGTGGGTCCGGTGGCGAGCAGGTGA
- a CDS encoding MCE family protein, with translation MTGSRTVRRRSWRGVVALLLGTTLLAGCSSFDGAYDLPLPGHPVDADEAFEVTAYFRDVLNVVPRSPVMVDDVVIGEVTEVERAGWNAKVTLRLRDDVKLPDNAIADIRQVSLLGEKYVALEAPEQETPTGRLGEGDEIALAKTGRNPEVEEVLGALSFLLSGGGVAQLGTITREANLVMSGREDRLRNLLSSLDSVVGTIDQQKLDIIQALESLNNLTSTLNAEKKTIGDALDAVGPAVEVLAAQHDELIQMLGSLDQLGKVGTRVINASKEDVLRILEDLSPILRRLTEADEQLAPGLNLLVSFPFPQAANNIVQGDYADTIIRADLDFANLYKTLGLPEIQLPDLGEVLDQVGKCLKSGSLTSAACLKVLSDVNLLADLQTKCQDPAIKNSPVCKLLTSLPNLDLGGLLGGSNGLLGPNGPLGGLLKGLTGARPSAHRTSTTDLLGGGVLS, from the coding sequence GTGACCGGCTCCCGGACCGTCCGGCGCAGGTCGTGGCGCGGCGTCGTCGCCCTCCTGCTCGGCACCACCCTGCTCGCCGGCTGTAGCAGCTTCGACGGCGCCTACGACCTGCCGCTGCCCGGGCACCCCGTCGACGCCGACGAGGCGTTCGAGGTGACGGCCTACTTCCGCGACGTCCTCAACGTCGTCCCCCGCTCGCCGGTCATGGTCGACGACGTGGTGATCGGCGAGGTGACCGAGGTCGAGCGGGCCGGGTGGAACGCGAAGGTGACCCTGCGGCTGCGCGATGACGTCAAGCTGCCCGACAACGCGATCGCCGACATCCGCCAGGTCTCCCTGCTCGGGGAGAAGTACGTCGCCCTCGAGGCGCCCGAGCAGGAGACGCCGACCGGGAGGCTGGGGGAGGGTGACGAGATCGCCCTGGCCAAGACCGGCCGCAACCCCGAGGTCGAGGAGGTCCTCGGCGCGCTGTCCTTCCTGCTCAGCGGTGGCGGCGTGGCCCAGCTCGGCACCATCACCCGGGAGGCGAACCTGGTCATGTCCGGGCGTGAGGACCGGCTGCGCAACCTGCTCTCGTCACTGGACTCGGTGGTCGGGACCATCGACCAGCAGAAGCTCGACATCATCCAGGCGCTGGAGTCGCTCAACAACCTGACCTCGACGCTCAATGCGGAGAAGAAGACGATCGGCGACGCGCTCGACGCCGTCGGTCCCGCCGTCGAGGTGCTCGCTGCGCAGCACGACGAGCTGATCCAGATGCTCGGCTCCCTCGACCAGCTCGGCAAGGTCGGCACCCGGGTGATCAACGCGAGCAAGGAGGACGTGCTCCGGATCCTGGAGGACCTCAGCCCGATCCTGCGCCGGCTGACCGAGGCCGACGAACAGCTCGCGCCCGGGCTCAACCTGCTGGTCAGCTTCCCGTTCCCGCAGGCGGCCAACAACATCGTGCAGGGCGACTACGCCGACACGATCATCCGGGCCGACCTCGACTTCGCGAACCTGTACAAGACGCTGGGCCTTCCCGAGATCCAGCTGCCCGATCTCGGCGAGGTCCTCGATCAGGTGGGCAAGTGCCTCAAGAGCGGCAGCCTGACCAGCGCCGCCTGCCTGAAGGTGCTCAGCGACGTCAACCTGCTCGCCGACCTGCAGACCAAGTGTCAGGACCCGGCCATCAAGAACAGCCCGGTCTGCAAGCTGCTCACCTCCCTGCCGAACCTCGACCTCGGTGGCCTGCTCGGCGGCTCCAACGGGCTGCTCGGCCCGAACGGGCCGCTCGGCGGCCTGCTCAAGGGCCTGACCGGAGCGCGACCGTCGGCACACCGGACCTCGACCACCGACCTGCTGGGCGGAGGCGTGCTGTCATGA